A region from the Mycolicibacterium litorale genome encodes:
- a CDS encoding DUF2017 domain-containing protein, with translation MRRWKRVQTADGARFRSALEPHEAALLLSLVSSVNGMLEERESSAPADELEEITGMRTGHSAPPPDATMKRLLPDFFRSATDHPAGSGTAESLNSALRSLHEPEIIAAKRQAAQRMLDTVPEGGGRFELTEDDAHAWVAAVNDVRLALGAMLDIESTGPDGVPPDHPMAGHVDVYQWLTVLQEYLVLSLVGKSVR, from the coding sequence GTGCGCAGATGGAAGCGTGTGCAGACCGCCGACGGAGCCAGGTTCCGGTCCGCGCTGGAACCGCATGAGGCCGCGCTGCTGCTGAGCCTGGTGAGCTCGGTCAACGGGATGCTCGAGGAACGCGAATCATCCGCTCCCGCAGACGAACTCGAAGAGATCACCGGGATGAGGACGGGGCACTCCGCACCGCCGCCGGACGCCACGATGAAGCGGCTGCTGCCGGACTTCTTCCGATCCGCCACCGACCATCCGGCGGGTTCGGGTACCGCCGAGAGCCTCAACAGCGCCTTGCGCAGCCTGCACGAACCGGAGATCATCGCCGCCAAAAGGCAAGCAGCGCAACGGATGCTGGATACCGTGCCGGAAGGTGGCGGGCGGTTCGAGCTGACCGAGGACGATGCGCACGCCTGGGTGGCGGCCGTCAACGACGTGCGGTTGGCGCTGGGCGCGATGCTCGACATCGAGTCGACCGGACCGGACGGGGTGCCCCCGGACCACCCGATGGCCGGGCACGTCGACGTCTACCAGTGGCTGACGGTGCTGCAGGAGTACCTGGTGCTGAGCCTGGTCGGGAAATCCGTGCGATGA
- a CDS encoding neutral zinc metallopeptidase, with the protein MSRRQMSGAAKTPLLVVAAALLVGACSTTVSGRPVSVFDDPFRVAGMVATDGPTGLRPDAEDPTREVTDTDGGDTDELAAAAISDIEEFWAQAFPETFDGAEFTPVDALVSWDSRDYDGMFCGTDTIGLVNAGYCLDDNTIGWDRGELLPALRAANGDMGVALVLAHEYGHAIEHQARLNKPGTPVLVAEQQADCFAGAYMRWVAEGSSRRFSLSTGDGLNSVLSAVVAFRDPLFSEADQLAGIDEHGSAFERVSAFQFGFTDGPGSCAAIDLREIGQRRGDLPVLLPEDQTGELPVTADSVRAIVDAMTISFEPAQPPRLDFTPDAAENCPDARPSPPVSYCPATNTLVVDLPELQALGAPQADVDSNGLATGDNTAYSVLMSRYLQAVQHEQGLVLDTAEAALRTACLTGVATTALTRDVTTPDGSTIALTAGDLDEAVSGILTNGLAAGDVNGDSVPSGFARIDAFRIGVLGDEQRCLTRFP; encoded by the coding sequence ATGAGCCGACGGCAGATGTCCGGTGCCGCGAAGACCCCGCTGCTCGTGGTGGCCGCGGCGCTCCTGGTCGGGGCCTGCTCGACCACCGTGTCGGGCCGTCCCGTGTCGGTCTTCGACGATCCGTTCCGGGTGGCCGGGATGGTCGCCACCGACGGCCCGACCGGTCTGCGACCCGATGCCGAGGACCCCACCCGGGAGGTCACCGACACCGACGGCGGCGACACCGACGAACTGGCCGCCGCGGCGATCAGCGACATCGAGGAGTTCTGGGCGCAGGCCTTCCCGGAGACCTTCGACGGCGCGGAGTTCACCCCGGTCGACGCGCTGGTGTCCTGGGATTCCCGGGACTACGACGGCATGTTCTGCGGCACCGACACCATCGGCCTGGTGAACGCCGGGTACTGCCTCGACGACAACACGATCGGATGGGACCGCGGCGAACTGCTGCCCGCGCTGCGCGCCGCCAACGGTGACATGGGCGTCGCGCTGGTGCTCGCCCACGAGTACGGGCACGCCATCGAACACCAGGCGCGGCTCAACAAGCCCGGCACCCCGGTACTGGTCGCCGAACAGCAGGCCGACTGCTTCGCCGGGGCGTACATGCGCTGGGTCGCCGAAGGGTCGTCACGGCGGTTCTCGCTGAGCACCGGCGACGGTCTCAACAGCGTGCTGTCGGCGGTCGTGGCCTTCCGCGACCCGTTGTTCAGCGAGGCCGACCAGCTCGCCGGCATCGACGAGCACGGCTCGGCGTTCGAACGTGTCTCGGCCTTCCAGTTCGGCTTCACCGACGGGCCCGGCTCGTGCGCGGCGATCGACCTGCGTGAGATCGGCCAGCGCCGCGGCGATCTGCCGGTGCTGCTGCCCGAGGACCAGACCGGGGAACTGCCGGTGACCGCGGACTCCGTGCGCGCCATCGTCGACGCGATGACCATCTCCTTCGAACCGGCCCAGCCGCCGCGGCTGGACTTCACACCCGACGCCGCCGAGAACTGCCCCGACGCGCGGCCGAGTCCGCCGGTGTCGTACTGCCCGGCCACCAACACGCTCGTCGTCGACCTGCCCGAACTGCAGGCGCTGGGCGCACCGCAGGCGGACGTCGACTCCAACGGTCTGGCGACCGGAGACAACACGGCCTACTCGGTGCTGATGTCGCGCTACCTGCAGGCCGTTCAGCACGAACAGGGCCTGGTGCTCGACACCGCCGAGGCCGCGTTGCGCACCGCATGCCTGACGGGTGTGGCCACGACCGCACTGACCCGCGACGTCACCACCCCCGACGGCAGCACCATCGCGCTGACCGCCGGCGACCTCGACGAGGCGGTGTCGGGCATCCTCACCAACGGACTGGCCGCCGGCGACGTCAACGGTGATTCGGTGCCGTCGGGTTTCGCCCGCATCGACGCGTTCCGCATCGGCGTGCTGGGTGACGAGCAGCGCTGCCTGACCCGTTTTCCGTGA
- a CDS encoding MoaD/ThiS family protein, with protein MAVSVSIPTILRTHTGGEKRVTASGATLADVISDLEANYSGISERLVDKDNPGKLQRFVNIYVNDEDVRFSGGLETAISDGDSVTILPAVAGG; from the coding sequence ATGGCCGTTTCCGTGTCCATCCCCACCATCCTGCGCACCCACACCGGCGGCGAGAAGCGCGTCACCGCGTCCGGCGCAACGCTGGCCGACGTCATCAGCGACCTCGAGGCGAATTACTCCGGCATCTCGGAGCGGCTCGTCGACAAGGACAATCCGGGCAAGCTGCAGCGGTTCGTCAACATCTACGTCAACGATGAGGACGTCCGCTTCTCCGGCGGTCTGGAGACCGCGATCTCCGACGGCGACTCCGTGACGATCCTGCCCGCCGTGGCTGGTGGGTGA
- a CDS encoding P1 family peptidase, with translation MTAGSITDVGGIRVGHHHRLDDDADLGSGWATGTTVVLTPPGTVGAVDGRGGAPGTRETDLLDPSNSVRHVDAVVLTGGSAYGLAAADGVMTWLEQQGRGVAMDGGVVPIVPAAVIFDLPVGGWACRPTAEFGYAAAERAGLEVAVGTAGAGVGARAGVLKGGVGTASTVLDSGVTVGALVVVNAAGEAFDTATGLPWMTEYQREFGLVAPPAEQIAAYAARHQELGPLNTTIAVVATDAALSPAGCRRVAVAAHDGLARTLRPCHTPLDGDTVFALATGAVEVPPDPATPASMTPEVPLLTAVGAAAADCLARAVMVGVLAARPAAGIPTYRDLLPGAFQRSDERTSLP, from the coding sequence ATGACCGCCGGATCCATCACCGACGTCGGCGGCATCCGCGTCGGCCACCACCACCGGCTCGACGACGACGCCGACCTCGGCAGCGGGTGGGCCACCGGCACCACCGTCGTGCTCACCCCGCCCGGCACCGTCGGCGCGGTCGACGGCCGAGGCGGCGCCCCCGGCACCCGCGAGACCGACCTGCTCGACCCGAGCAACTCGGTGCGCCACGTCGACGCCGTCGTGCTCACCGGGGGCAGCGCCTACGGACTTGCCGCCGCCGACGGGGTGATGACCTGGCTGGAACAGCAGGGCCGCGGTGTCGCGATGGACGGCGGTGTGGTGCCGATCGTGCCCGCCGCGGTGATCTTCGACCTGCCGGTCGGCGGCTGGGCGTGCCGGCCGACCGCGGAGTTCGGGTACGCCGCCGCCGAGCGCGCCGGCCTCGAGGTCGCGGTGGGCACCGCCGGGGCCGGGGTCGGGGCGCGCGCCGGTGTGCTCAAAGGCGGTGTCGGGACGGCCTCGACGGTCCTCGACTCCGGTGTCACGGTGGGTGCGCTGGTCGTCGTCAACGCCGCGGGTGAGGCGTTCGACACCGCGACCGGGCTGCCGTGGATGACCGAGTACCAACGCGAGTTCGGGCTCGTCGCGCCGCCGGCCGAGCAGATCGCGGCCTACGCGGCGCGCCATCAGGAGCTCGGCCCGCTCAACACCACGATCGCCGTCGTCGCCACCGACGCCGCGCTGAGCCCCGCCGGCTGTCGTCGGGTCGCGGTCGCCGCACACGACGGACTGGCCCGCACCCTGCGCCCGTGTCACACCCCCCTCGACGGCGATACGGTGTTCGCGCTGGCCACCGGTGCCGTCGAGGTCCCGCCGGACCCGGCGACCCCGGCGTCGATGACCCCCGAGGTGCCGCTGCTGACCGCGGTCGGCGCGGCCGCGGCGGACTGTCTGGCCCGCGCCGTGATGGTCGGGGTGCTCGCCGCGCGGCCGGCTGCCGGAATACCGACGTACCGGGACCTGTTGCCCGGAGCGTTCCAACGATCGGACGAGAGGACATCACTGCCGTGA
- a CDS encoding nicotinate phosphoribosyltransferase: MLAAALRDGTAHRRATFEIFARRLPDGRRYGVVAGTARFVEALREFTFDDAALAVVADFLDDDTLRYLAGYRFCGDIDGYPEGELYFPGSPVLSVHGTFAECVVLETLALSVFNHDCAIAAAAARMAGAAQGRPLIEMGSRRTHEQAAVAAARAAYLAGFAGTSNLEAQRRYGVPALGTSAHAFTLLHTTADGPDEVAAFRAQVDALGADTTLLVDTYDITTGVANAVEVAGPELGAVRIDSGDLGVLARQVRAQLDGLGATRTRIVVSGDLDEFAIAALRAEPVDIYGVGTSLVTGSGAPTAGMVYKLVEVDGLPVEKRSSHKESHGGRKQAGRLVKPSGTIVEEVVHPYGAPPAGGVEAGGYEFRALTVPLVRGGEPVGDHTLDAARERVAAGLHSLPWDGLKLSRGEPAIPTRMIAPAGSGRR; this comes from the coding sequence ATGCTGGCGGCCGCGCTGCGGGACGGGACCGCGCACCGGCGCGCGACGTTCGAGATCTTCGCCCGCCGGCTGCCCGACGGCCGCCGCTACGGTGTGGTCGCCGGGACGGCGCGGTTCGTCGAGGCGTTGCGGGAGTTCACCTTCGACGATGCCGCACTCGCCGTGGTCGCCGACTTCCTCGACGACGACACGCTGCGCTACCTCGCCGGATACCGCTTCTGCGGTGACATCGACGGCTACCCGGAAGGCGAGCTCTACTTCCCCGGCTCTCCCGTGCTGTCGGTGCACGGCACGTTCGCCGAGTGTGTGGTCCTCGAAACGCTGGCCCTGTCGGTCTTCAACCACGACTGCGCCATCGCCGCGGCCGCCGCCCGGATGGCCGGTGCGGCCCAGGGCCGGCCGCTGATCGAGATGGGCTCGCGCCGCACCCACGAACAGGCCGCGGTCGCCGCCGCCCGGGCCGCCTATCTGGCCGGATTCGCCGGCACGTCGAATCTCGAGGCGCAACGCCGCTACGGCGTGCCCGCGCTCGGGACCAGCGCACACGCCTTCACACTGCTGCACACCACGGCCGACGGACCCGACGAGGTGGCCGCGTTCCGCGCCCAGGTCGACGCGCTCGGCGCGGACACCACCCTGCTGGTCGACACCTACGACATCACCACCGGCGTCGCCAACGCCGTCGAGGTGGCTGGTCCGGAGCTGGGCGCGGTGCGGATCGACTCCGGTGACCTCGGCGTGCTGGCCCGCCAGGTGCGGGCCCAGCTCGACGGCCTCGGTGCGACCCGGACCCGCATCGTCGTCTCCGGCGATCTCGACGAGTTCGCGATCGCCGCGCTGCGCGCCGAACCGGTCGACATCTACGGCGTCGGCACGTCACTGGTCACCGGCTCCGGCGCACCGACCGCGGGCATGGTCTACAAACTCGTCGAAGTCGACGGCCTGCCGGTGGAGAAACGCAGCAGCCACAAGGAGTCCCACGGCGGACGCAAGCAGGCCGGACGGCTGGTCAAACCGTCCGGGACCATCGTCGAGGAGGTCGTGCACCCCTACGGCGCACCGCCCGCCGGCGGCGTCGAGGCGGGCGGCTACGAGTTCCGCGCACTGACGGTGCCCCTGGTCCGCGGCGGCGAACCCGTCGGCGACCACACCCTCGACGCGGCGCGTGAGCGGGTCGCCGCGGGGCTGCACAGCCTGCCGTGGGACGGGCTGAAGCTCTCCCGCGGCGAGCCGGCGATCCCCACCCGCATGATCGCCCCCGCAGGCAGCGGACGACGGTAG
- a CDS encoding virginiamycin B lyase, with protein MSAVRAIEGGPYALAAGPDGAMWVTLVHDGAVARVGADGTVDRFSVAAGARPSVITSGPDGALWFTRNGDDRIGRITTSGELTEFFLGQGSAPFGICVGADGALWFTEMGAGAVGRITVDGRISEWPVRGTPSMITRGPDDALWFTLNEGNAIGRLDPAAGLTVRELPTRGAGPVGITATHDDAIWFTEILADKLGRIPLDGALQEIDLPGKPHAVVADPQDGVWVSLWGTDQLARVSGDGEVVTMDLPAGSEPHGMAIDPDGVLWVALEAGYVVRMPG; from the coding sequence GTGAGCGCGGTCCGCGCGATCGAGGGCGGGCCCTACGCGCTGGCCGCCGGTCCGGACGGGGCGATGTGGGTGACGCTCGTCCACGACGGGGCCGTCGCGCGGGTCGGCGCCGACGGTACGGTCGACCGCTTTTCGGTCGCCGCCGGGGCGCGCCCGTCGGTCATCACGTCCGGACCCGACGGGGCGCTGTGGTTCACCCGCAACGGCGACGACCGGATCGGCCGCATCACCACCAGCGGTGAGCTGACCGAGTTCTTCCTCGGCCAGGGCAGTGCGCCGTTCGGTATCTGCGTCGGCGCCGACGGCGCCCTCTGGTTCACCGAGATGGGCGCGGGCGCTGTCGGGCGGATCACCGTCGACGGCCGGATCAGCGAGTGGCCGGTCCGTGGAACGCCGTCGATGATCACGCGCGGCCCTGACGACGCGCTGTGGTTCACCCTCAACGAGGGCAACGCCATCGGGAGGCTCGACCCGGCCGCCGGGCTGACGGTGCGCGAACTCCCCACCCGCGGGGCCGGTCCCGTCGGGATCACCGCCACCCACGACGACGCGATCTGGTTCACCGAGATCCTCGCCGACAAGTTGGGCCGGATCCCACTCGACGGGGCGCTGCAGGAGATCGACCTGCCAGGTAAACCGCACGCGGTCGTCGCCGACCCCCAGGACGGTGTGTGGGTGAGCCTGTGGGGCACCGACCAGTTGGCCCGAGTCAGCGGTGACGGTGAGGTGGTGACGATGGACCTGCCCGCAGGCAGCGAACCGCACGGCATGGCGATCGATCCCGACGGTGTGCTGTGGGTGGCGCTGGAAGCCGGCTACGTCGTGCGCATGCCCGGCTGA
- a CDS encoding ATP-dependent DNA helicase: MATRTEDSAERVTDLLAAAVAAVGGAERSGQVEMARAVARAFDTGQHLAVQAGTGTGKSLGYLVPAIAHAVAAEQPVVVSTATIALQRQLVDRDLPRLADALTGELPRRPRFALLKGRGNYLCLNKIHNGTAGTPEDRPQEELFDAVAATALGRDVQRLTAWASDTETGDRDELRPGVPDRSWRQVSVSARECIGVSRCPYGTDCFAEKARAKAADVDVVVTNHALLAIDAMSDAAVLPEHSAVVIDEAHELADRVTSVATGELSATSLGAAHRRVARLVDGELADRLEAAVANVSSAIHDATPGRIDRLDDELATYLTALRDAADRVRTAIDTTPSDPKAAAARTEAMTALTDVRDTAERILDSFVPAIPDRYDVVWLDHEGGNSGSVSAILRVAPLSVAGLLRTRLFEHATTVLTSATLTLGGTFDAMARAWGLTETTWHGIDVGSPFEHAKSGILYIAAHLPPPGRDGTGSAEQLAEIEALITAAGGRTLGLFSSMRAARAAAEVMRERLATPVLCQGEDTTSALVERFADDPQTSLFGTLSLWQGVDVPGPSLSLVLIDRIPFPRPDDPLLTARQRAVTAHGGNGFMAVAASHAALLLAQGAGRLLRRTDDRGVVAVLDSRMATARYSGFLRASLPPFWATTDPVRVRAALERLRASA, translated from the coding sequence GTGGCCACCCGCACCGAGGATTCCGCGGAGCGCGTCACCGACCTGCTGGCCGCGGCGGTGGCCGCGGTGGGCGGCGCCGAACGCTCCGGACAGGTCGAGATGGCCCGTGCGGTGGCCCGCGCGTTCGACACCGGTCAGCACCTGGCGGTGCAGGCCGGCACCGGCACCGGGAAATCGCTGGGCTACCTGGTGCCCGCAATCGCACACGCGGTGGCGGCCGAGCAACCGGTGGTGGTGTCGACGGCCACGATCGCCCTGCAGCGCCAGCTCGTCGACCGCGACCTGCCCCGGCTGGCGGACGCCCTGACCGGCGAACTGCCGCGCCGCCCGCGGTTCGCCCTGCTCAAGGGACGCGGAAATTACCTGTGCCTCAACAAGATCCACAACGGGACCGCCGGAACCCCGGAGGACCGGCCGCAGGAGGAACTGTTCGACGCGGTGGCGGCCACCGCGCTGGGCCGTGACGTGCAGCGGCTGACCGCGTGGGCGTCGGACACCGAGACCGGCGACCGCGACGAGCTGCGGCCCGGTGTCCCCGACCGGTCGTGGCGCCAGGTCAGCGTGTCGGCCCGGGAGTGCATCGGCGTCAGCCGCTGCCCGTACGGCACCGACTGCTTCGCCGAGAAGGCCCGCGCTAAGGCCGCCGACGTCGATGTCGTGGTGACCAACCACGCGCTGCTCGCGATCGACGCGATGTCGGATGCCGCGGTGTTGCCCGAACACAGCGCGGTGGTGATCGACGAGGCCCACGAGCTGGCCGACCGGGTCACCTCGGTGGCCACCGGTGAACTGTCGGCCACCTCGCTCGGTGCCGCCCACCGCCGGGTGGCGCGCCTGGTGGACGGCGAACTCGCCGACCGGCTGGAGGCGGCGGTCGCCAACGTGTCGTCGGCCATCCACGACGCGACGCCCGGCCGTATCGACCGGCTCGACGACGAGCTGGCCACCTACCTGACGGCGCTGCGCGACGCCGCCGACCGGGTGCGGACCGCGATCGACACCACACCGAGCGATCCGAAGGCCGCGGCCGCGCGCACCGAGGCGATGACGGCGCTGACCGACGTGCGCGACACCGCCGAACGGATCCTTGACTCCTTCGTCCCCGCCATCCCCGACCGCTACGACGTGGTGTGGCTGGACCACGAGGGCGGCAACTCCGGATCGGTCAGCGCGATCCTGCGGGTGGCGCCGCTGTCGGTGGCCGGCCTGCTGCGGACCCGGCTGTTCGAACACGCGACCACGGTGCTCACCTCAGCCACCCTGACGCTGGGCGGCACGTTCGACGCGATGGCCCGCGCGTGGGGGTTGACCGAGACGACGTGGCACGGGATCGACGTCGGGTCGCCGTTCGAGCACGCCAAGTCGGGCATCCTCTACATCGCCGCCCATCTTCCGCCGCCGGGGCGCGACGGAACCGGTTCTGCAGAACAGCTGGCCGAGATCGAGGCGCTGATCACCGCCGCCGGCGGGCGCACGCTCGGGTTGTTCTCCTCGATGCGCGCGGCCAGGGCGGCCGCGGAGGTGATGCGGGAGCGCCTGGCCACCCCGGTGCTGTGCCAGGGCGAGGACACCACGTCGGCGCTGGTGGAACGGTTCGCCGACGATCCGCAGACCTCGTTGTTCGGCACGCTGTCGCTGTGGCAGGGCGTGGACGTGCCGGGTCCGTCGCTGTCGCTGGTGCTGATCGACCGGATCCCGTTCCCGCGCCCCGACGACCCTCTGCTGACCGCACGGCAGCGGGCCGTCACCGCCCACGGCGGCAACGGGTTCATGGCGGTGGCGGCCTCACACGCCGCGCTGCTGCTGGCCCAGGGCGCCGGCCGGTTGTTGCGCCGCACCGACGACCGCGGAGTCGTCGCGGTGCTGGACTCACGGATGGCCACCGCCCGCTACAGCGGCTTCCTGCGGGCATCGCTTCCGCCGTTCTGGGCCACCACCGACCCGGTCCGGGTGCGCGCCGCGCTCGAACGCCTCCGCGCGAGCGCCTGA
- a CDS encoding Mov34/MPN/PAD-1 family protein, with the protein MLTIRADLVDAMVAHARADHPDEACGIIAGPEGSDRPERHIAMLNAERSPTFYRFDSGEQLKVWREMDDADEVPVVIYHSHTATEAYPSRTDISYASEPDAHYVLVSTRVPDQHELRSYRIVDGVVTEEPVTIVDTY; encoded by the coding sequence GTGTTGACGATCCGCGCCGACCTGGTCGACGCCATGGTCGCCCATGCCCGGGCCGACCATCCCGACGAGGCCTGCGGCATCATCGCGGGGCCGGAAGGGTCGGACCGGCCGGAGCGCCACATCGCCATGCTCAACGCCGAACGCTCACCGACGTTCTACCGGTTCGACTCCGGTGAGCAGCTCAAGGTGTGGCGCGAGATGGACGACGCCGACGAGGTGCCCGTGGTGATCTACCACTCGCACACCGCCACCGAGGCCTACCCCAGCCGCACCGACATCTCGTACGCCTCCGAACCCGATGCGCATTACGTGCTGGTGTCCACCCGCGTCCCCGACCAGCACGAACTGCGCAGCTACCGCATCGTCGACGGCGTGGTCACCGAAGAGCCCGTCACGATCGTCGACACCTACTGA
- the clpS gene encoding ATP-dependent Clp protease adapter ClpS, whose amino-acid sequence MVTPAKAPGTREQRDVATVPHVDEATDTPWVTIVWDDPVNLMTYVTYVLQKLFGYSEPHATKLMLQVHNEGKAVVSAGSRESMEADVSKLHAAGLWATMQQDR is encoded by the coding sequence ATGGTTACACCGGCGAAAGCCCCGGGGACCCGCGAGCAGCGCGATGTGGCCACGGTGCCGCATGTGGACGAGGCCACCGACACCCCCTGGGTGACCATCGTCTGGGACGATCCGGTGAACCTCATGACCTACGTGACCTACGTCCTGCAGAAGCTGTTCGGCTACAGCGAACCGCACGCGACCAAGCTCATGCTCCAGGTGCACAACGAAGGCAAGGCCGTCGTCTCGGCCGGCAGCAGGGAGTCCATGGAGGCCGATGTGTCGAAGCTGCACGCGGCCGGGCTGTGGGCGACCATGCAGCAGGATCGCTGA
- a CDS encoding cysteine synthase, translating into MARHDSILQALGNTPLVGCPRLSPRWDDDDHGPHVRLWAKLEDRNPTGSIKDRPALRMIEQAERDGLLKPGSTILEPTSGNTGISLAMAALLKGYQMICVMPENTSIERRQLLELYGARIIFSPAEGGSNTAVAHAKELAAANPEWVMLYQYGNPANADAHYYGTGPELLADLPEITHFVGGLGTTGTLMGTGRFLREHVPGVQIVAAEPRYGEGVYALRNIDEGFIPELYDPDVLTTRFSVGSFDAIKRTRELVTREGIFAGVSTGAILHAALGMAAKAVKAGERADIAFTVCDAGWKYLSTGAYAGSLDDAEDALEGQLWA; encoded by the coding sequence TTGGCCCGCCACGACTCGATCCTGCAGGCCCTCGGCAACACGCCGCTGGTCGGCTGCCCCCGGCTGTCCCCGCGGTGGGATGACGACGACCACGGACCGCACGTACGGCTGTGGGCGAAACTCGAGGACCGCAATCCGACCGGCTCGATCAAGGACCGGCCCGCCCTGCGGATGATCGAACAGGCCGAGCGCGACGGGCTGCTGAAGCCGGGTTCGACGATCCTGGAACCCACGAGCGGCAACACCGGCATCTCGCTGGCGATGGCCGCACTGCTCAAGGGCTACCAGATGATCTGCGTGATGCCGGAGAACACCTCGATCGAGCGCAGGCAGCTGCTCGAGCTCTACGGAGCGCGCATCATCTTCTCGCCCGCCGAGGGCGGATCCAACACCGCGGTCGCGCACGCCAAGGAGCTCGCAGCGGCCAACCCCGAGTGGGTCATGCTGTACCAGTACGGCAACCCCGCGAACGCCGATGCGCACTACTACGGCACCGGTCCGGAACTGCTCGCGGACCTTCCCGAGATCACCCATTTCGTCGGAGGCCTCGGCACCACCGGGACGCTGATGGGCACCGGACGGTTTCTGCGCGAGCACGTACCGGGTGTGCAGATCGTGGCCGCCGAACCGCGCTACGGCGAAGGCGTCTACGCCCTGCGCAACATCGACGAGGGCTTCATCCCCGAGCTGTACGACCCCGACGTGCTGACCACGCGGTTCTCGGTGGGATCGTTCGACGCGATCAAGAGAACCCGCGAACTGGTCACCCGGGAGGGCATCTTCGCCGGCGTCTCGACCGGCGCGATCCTGCATGCCGCCCTCGGGATGGCCGCCAAGGCCGTCAAGGCGGGGGAGCGCGCCGACATCGCGTTCACCGTGTGCGACGCCGGCTGGAAGTATCTGTCGACCGGCGCGTACGCCGGTAGCCTTGACGACGCCGAAGACGCGTTGGAAGGGCAACTATGGGCATGA